From the Rhinoderma darwinii isolate aRhiDar2 chromosome 12, aRhiDar2.hap1, whole genome shotgun sequence genome, one window contains:
- the TXNIP gene encoding thioredoxin-interacting protein: MVVFKKIKCFEVVFADPDKVYCGGEKVTGKVLVEVCEVTRVTAVKFLACGVAKVLWSSGSQHCKQEMEYLRCEDTLRMEDQPTDSDGSVILRPGNHYEYNFGFELPKGPLGSTFKGKYGSVKYWVKAFLERPSHPAQEVQKKFEVVDFVDVNTPDLLCPISGKKHKKMTCLFIPDGHISMSASINRKGFCEGEEICISADFKNTCSRIVVPKAAILAKHTYLANGLTKLFTQKLCSVRGNHIISGMTDSWRGKSIRVPKIKPSILGCNILRVEYSLLVYVSVPGARKVILDLPLVIGSSSSGLNSRSSSMASQASSEMSWVDLNIPGTPEAPPCYLDIVPEDHRLESPTAPLIDEFDNICDSPIFMYAPEFKFMPPPTYTEVDANKNTCVR; this comes from the exons ATGGTGGTCTTCAAGAAAATCAAGTGCTTCGAGGTGGTCTTTGCTGATCCTGACAAAGTCTATTGCGGAGGGGAGAAGGTGACTGGCAAGGTGCTGGTGGAAGTGTGCGAGGTCACCAGGGTGACGGCTGTCAAGTTTTTAGCCTGCGGAGTGGCCAAGGTGCTGTGGTCCTCCGGATCCCAACATTGTAAGCAGGAGATGGAGTACCTGAGATGTGAGGACACCCTGCGCATGGAGGACCAGCCCACTG attCGGATGGTTCTGTAATCTTGAGACCTGGAAACCATTACGAGTACAATTTTGGATTTGAACTTCCCAAGGG GCCTTTGGGTTCCACTTTCAAGGGGAAGTACGGATCTGTGAAATATTGGGTCAAAGCATTCCTTGAACGTCCGTCACACCCAGCTCAGGAGGTGCAGAAGAAATTCGAAGTGGTTGACTTTGTGGACGTGAACACTCCAGATTTATTG TGTCCCATTTCTGGCAAGAAACACAAGAAGATGACCTGCTTGTTCATTCCTGACGGACACATCTCCATGAGTGCCAGCATCAACCGCAAAGGATTTTGTGAAG GTGAGGAgatctgcatctctgctgacttcAAGAACACCTGCTCTCGTATCGTGGTCCCCAAAGCTGCCATTCTCGCCAAGCACACCTATTTGGCCAATGGCCTGACCAAACTCTTCACCCAGAAGCTCTGCAGCGTAAGAGGAAATCACATCATCTCCGGAATGACCGATTCTTGGAGAGGAAAGAGCATCCGGGTCCCTAAGATCAAGCCCTCCATCCTTGGGTGTAACATCCTGCGAGTGGAGTACTCTTTACTG GTCTACGTCAGTGTTCCTGGAGCAAGGAAGGTCATTCTTGACTTGCCTCTCGTCATTGGCAGCAGCTCATCTGGTCTTAACAGCCGCAGCTCAAGCATGGCCAGTCAGGCGAGCTCTGAAATGAGCTGGGTCGATTTAAACATCCCTGGAACCCCAGAAG CGCCACCGTGTTATTTGGACATCGTCCCTGAAGACCACAGGTTAGAAAGCCCGACGGCTCCTCTGATCGATGAGTTTGACAACATCTGTGACAGTCCCATCTTCATGTATGCGCCAGAATTCAAGTTCATGCCACCTCCAACCTACACGGAG GTCGATGCCAACAAGAACACCTGCGTGCGTTAA
- the HJV gene encoding hemojuvelin encodes MGRPTTRRYLSRSTDSVLFKTVLLLIFWEQVDAQCKIVKCNTDYVAAVSNPKISNKNAVFCNALRAYSQCTRNTARTCRGDLVYHSAVHIIEDLMIQHNCSKLGPTTPPRRQPPPQPLPDGHVKQACDYDKVYREKHETDPKYLHCGVFGDPHVRTFSDDFQTCKVNGSWPLLDNEYVFVQATSAPLHPSSNATVTSKITIIFKDMKQCIDQKVYQAEVDNVPAAFDDGSVNGGRRAGGSSLTIYEKEPGKYIEIHAAYIGTTIRVRQVGRQLSFSLRMAEEISKAFREEQDLQLCVGGCPSSQQISRTKDLSRTHPLNMESARSLCRQRLDTEDIYFESCVFDLMVSGNANLTDAAFHALEDAKNFHPDPENVHKFSKAGNGPVLSLSLVLVLAFVGNIVHFA; translated from the exons ATGGGTAGGCCGACCACTAGACGTTATCTCTCAAGATCTACAGACAGTGTCCTCTTCAAGACCGTGCTTCTGCTAATCTTCTGGGAGCAAG TGGATGCGCAGTGTAAAATTGTGAAATGTAACACGGACTATGTTGCCGCCGTATCGAATCCAAAGATCTCCAACAAGAACGCCGTGTTCTGCAACGCCTTACGTGCGTATTCTCAGTGCACTCGTAATACAGCCCGGACTTGCCGAGGAGACCTGGTGTACCACTCTGCAGTACACATCATCGAGGATCTTATGATTCAGCACAACTGCTCCAAGTTGGGGCCCACCACTCCTCCCAGACGGCAGCCGCCACCGCAGCCTCTTCCAGATGGTCACGTGAAACAAGCCTGCGATTATGACAAGGTCTATCGTGAAAAGCACGAGACTGATCCCAAGTATCTGCACTGTGGCGTTTTTGGGGATCCCCATGTGCGCACTTTCAGCGATGACTTTCAAACGTGTAAGGTGAACGGCTCATGGCCTCTTCTGGACAATGAATATGTATTCGTCCAGGCAACCAGCGCACCGCTCCACCCTTCTTCCAATGCTACAGTAACTAGCAAG ATAACGATAATATTCAAGGACATGAAGCAGTGCATAGACCAGAAAGTGTACCAGGCAGAAGTGGACAACGTTCCGGCAGCTTTCGACGATGGCTCTGTCAATGGCGGCAGAAGAGCAGGTGGCAGCAGCCTCACTATTTATGAGAAGGAGCCTGGGAAGTATATAGAGATCCACGCTGCTTACATAGGCACCACAATACGTGTGCGCCAGGTGGGCAGGCAGCTGTCGTTCTCCTTACGTATGGCGGAGGAGATATCTAAAGCTTTCCGGGAAGAGCAAGACTTGCAGCTCTGTGTCGGGGGTTGCCCATCGAGCCAACAGATCTCCAGGACTAAAGACCTCAGTAGGACTCACCCTCTGAACATGGAGAGCGCTCGATCGCTGTGCAGGCAGAGACTGGACACGGAAGACATTTATTTTGAATCCTGTGTATTTGACTTGATGGTGTCAGGCAATGCCAATTTGACGGACGCAGCTTTCCACGCCTTGGAGGACGCCAAAAATTTTCACCCAGATCCCGAAAAcgtacataaattcagcaaagCCGGCAATGGACCAGTTTTGTCGCTCAGTTTGGTACTTGTGCTCGCTTTCGTTGGGAATATAGTTCACTTTGCTTGA